A single window of Rubripirellula lacrimiformis DNA harbors:
- a CDS encoding IS4 family transposase, protein MSNSGKDAASKQKQSMTQGEQLAKAIRWIANDQLFAKVRVHGNANWVPTHLMQVAILWVWSSQSLLVESTKDAIKSVESLFGTTGIHSYQTLITALQKYTEQILPPLVQRMHHLMEKTDQASFRIGIWLVLAVDGSRLDACRTLANEKRFCKPKNKRGSKKNKKNKKNKKNKKNKKNKRGRHANKRKPVSKKKNYNPQPVGPQVWLTLLWHVGQRLPWAWKIGPSYSSERAHLLEMLNALDLPKNTLICGDAGFVGYDFWNAIDSHGHHFLTRVGSNCRFLKQLGRVRERDGIVYCWPKEKQQRKQPPLVLRLLRFHDGRGEVYLVTNELNSRKLSDSRAGEIYRKRWGIEVQFRSLKQTYGRSKLLGRTPDVVEHELTWSLVGLWMAQLLALREQIDRIEPAAQTSVAMVLRILQNILHCPNEIPARGESLRSLLAGALTDTYDRASKKKSRNYPRRKEEPRTGPPTIELATAEQQKLAKATLDLSNAA, encoded by the coding sequence ATGAGTAACAGTGGCAAGGATGCTGCTTCGAAACAGAAGCAATCAATGACTCAAGGTGAACAGCTGGCCAAAGCGATTCGCTGGATCGCCAACGACCAATTATTCGCAAAGGTTCGTGTTCACGGCAATGCCAATTGGGTGCCGACTCACTTGATGCAGGTCGCAATTCTATGGGTTTGGAGTAGTCAATCATTGCTCGTCGAATCCACCAAAGACGCGATCAAAAGTGTCGAGAGCTTATTCGGTACGACCGGGATTCATTCGTATCAGACGCTGATCACTGCACTGCAGAAGTACACCGAGCAAATCCTTCCGCCACTGGTCCAACGAATGCATCATTTGATGGAGAAGACAGATCAAGCAAGTTTTCGCATTGGGATTTGGTTGGTGTTGGCCGTCGACGGTTCCCGCTTGGATGCTTGCCGAACCCTGGCCAACGAGAAGCGGTTCTGCAAGCCAAAGAACAAAAGGGGATCGAAGAAGAACAAGAAGAACAAGAAGAACAAGAAGAACAAGAAGAACAAGAAGAACAAGCGTGGTCGACACGCCAACAAACGAAAACCGGTGAGCAAAAAGAAGAACTACAATCCGCAGCCCGTCGGTCCTCAAGTCTGGCTTACGCTACTGTGGCATGTCGGACAGCGATTGCCATGGGCATGGAAAATCGGACCGAGTTATTCCAGCGAACGAGCCCATCTGTTGGAAATGCTGAATGCTTTAGACCTACCGAAAAACACGCTCATCTGCGGTGATGCTGGTTTCGTCGGCTACGACTTTTGGAACGCGATCGACAGCCACGGCCATCACTTCCTGACGCGTGTCGGAAGCAATTGTCGCTTCCTGAAGCAACTTGGACGGGTTCGCGAACGTGATGGCATCGTGTACTGCTGGCCGAAAGAAAAACAGCAACGCAAGCAGCCGCCGTTGGTCCTTCGGCTACTTCGCTTTCACGACGGACGTGGCGAAGTCTATCTCGTCACCAACGAATTGAACTCACGCAAGTTAAGTGATTCGCGTGCTGGGGAAATTTATCGAAAACGCTGGGGAATCGAAGTGCAATTCCGATCCTTAAAGCAAACTTACGGTCGTTCGAAACTGCTCGGGCGAACGCCGGATGTCGTCGAGCACGAGTTAACCTGGTCGCTTGTCGGTCTTTGGATGGCGCAGTTACTGGCGCTTCGCGAACAAATCGATCGGATCGAACCGGCGGCTCAAACGAGCGTCGCGATGGTGTTACGAATATTGCAAAACATCCTGCACTGCCCCAACGAGATACCCGCGCGGGGCGAATCGCTTCGGAGTCTCTTGGCCGGTGCGTTGACGGATACATACGACCGCGCAAGTAAAAAGAAAAGTCGCAACTACCCACGCCGAAAAGAGGAACCCCGGACCGGCCCACCCACAATTGAACTCGCCACCGCAGAGCAACAGAAGCTTGCCAAAGCTACACTGGACCTCTCAAATGCAGCATGA
- a CDS encoding 4'-phosphopantetheinyl transferase family protein encodes MIPDDVPAVPVRLWHASSSSSDAGPIEQFCEDCLDESERTRADRFRQPTSRNQHVIGRGMARRLLGVGDISPAAISFDTETFGKPFVTGPDVARRPFNVAHTDGLVVCGIADPSDWLVGVDVECLNRRTDPALADRYFSKPEIDYLKQYRNESDRRNAFLRVWTLKESFIKAIGTGLQTPLADFAFEDIDSPCPTIRMLDPKLHSDRQWQFFSITPRQGFIGAIAVASETGTAKPTIELHSFDDWVGAQSSKQS; translated from the coding sequence ATGATTCCCGATGACGTCCCCGCCGTGCCTGTTCGCCTCTGGCACGCCAGCAGTTCGTCGTCCGACGCGGGGCCGATTGAACAGTTTTGCGAAGACTGTCTGGACGAATCCGAACGCACTCGTGCCGATCGGTTCCGCCAACCAACCAGTCGAAATCAACACGTGATCGGCCGCGGGATGGCTCGGCGGCTATTGGGCGTCGGCGACATCTCACCCGCCGCGATCAGTTTTGATACCGAGACTTTCGGCAAGCCGTTCGTGACCGGTCCCGATGTCGCACGGCGGCCTTTCAACGTTGCCCATACCGACGGGCTGGTGGTCTGTGGCATTGCCGACCCATCGGATTGGCTAGTCGGAGTCGATGTCGAATGCCTGAATCGGCGAACGGATCCGGCACTGGCTGATCGGTACTTTTCGAAGCCAGAGATCGACTATCTGAAACAGTACCGCAACGAATCAGATCGCAGGAATGCGTTCCTGCGAGTCTGGACGCTGAAGGAATCGTTCATCAAGGCCATCGGCACTGGCCTGCAAACACCCCTGGCCGACTTTGCCTTCGAAGACATCGATTCCCCCTGCCCCACGATCCGGATGCTGGACCCGAAACTGCACAGCGATCGGCAGTGGCAGTTCTTCTCGATCACGCCAAGGCAAGGGTTCATCGGGGCCATCGCAGTAGCCAGCGAAACCGGCACCGCCAAACCAACGATCGAATTGCACAGTTTCGATGACTGGGTCGGCGCCCAATCATCGAAGCAGTCCTAA
- a CDS encoding MBL fold metallo-hydrolase → MQSGSSGNCVFVEADGVRMLFDAGISARQAELRLAQHGRDIRDVDALIISHDHRDHTTGMGVFHRKFGLPVYVTQKTFVEVRRRVKIGDICDVRHFVAGETLSFGPVSVETYSTPHDAADGVVFVIQDSRHRFGLLTDLGHIFDGLAETMATLDAVLVESNYDPAMLDDGPYPDFLKHRIRGPRGHLSNIDAAELLKLASPDRLRWACLAHLSEQNNCPDVAIQTHHKILGCDFPVRCADRKATSAAMTIE, encoded by the coding sequence TTGCAATCTGGAAGCAGCGGCAACTGTGTCTTCGTCGAAGCCGACGGAGTCCGAATGCTGTTTGATGCTGGCATCAGTGCCCGCCAAGCCGAACTTCGCTTGGCCCAACACGGTCGCGACATTCGCGACGTCGACGCACTGATCATTTCTCACGACCACCGCGATCACACGACCGGCATGGGCGTTTTTCATCGCAAGTTTGGTCTGCCGGTCTACGTGACGCAAAAGACGTTTGTCGAGGTCCGGCGTCGGGTCAAGATCGGCGACATCTGCGATGTCCGCCATTTCGTTGCCGGCGAAACCCTTTCGTTTGGACCGGTATCCGTCGAAACCTATTCGACCCCGCACGATGCCGCCGATGGGGTCGTGTTTGTGATCCAGGATTCGCGTCACCGGTTCGGCTTGCTGACGGACCTGGGGCACATCTTTGACGGGTTGGCCGAAACGATGGCGACACTGGACGCCGTGTTGGTCGAAAGCAATTACGACCCGGCGATGCTGGACGACGGACCGTACCCCGATTTCCTAAAACACCGTATCCGCGGCCCGCGGGGGCACCTGTCGAACATCGATGCAGCTGAACTATTGAAACTGGCATCACCCGACCGGCTGCGATGGGCCTGCCTGGCCCACCTTTCGGAACAGAACAATTGTCCCGATGTGGCGATCCAAACGCATCACAAGATCCTGGGGTGCGACTTTCCGGTACGCTGTGCCGATCGCAAGGCGACGTCGGCGGCGATGACCATCGAATAG
- a CDS encoding bifunctional folylpolyglutamate synthase/dihydrofolate synthase has translation MTQPPGNDDGMHDLGSSDASQYQAALGFLYDRIDYERMTAGASKYPFGLARMRQLLDRLGLAHFLYPASATADSPVVSGAAGRAASSPSAVGLPATTLIHIAGTKGKGSTAAMVAASLTASGLKTGLYTSPHLHRLEERFRVDGELCEPSTLVDLVDRVRPVAAAMVAESMVAESVPADQQVAGRESSPAAALETGGAAAGGSPSFFELTTAIALLHFHLCRCDAVVLETGLGGRLDSTNVCWPTVTAITSIGLDHQHVLGNTLGEIAAEKAGIIKPGVPVVSGVSGGAAADVIGRIAADQSAPLYQVDRDYRVDWQPAEGWGAKIKFTGHTSPLAGPVDVEMAMEGRHQAGNAAIAIAVTQILRKRCGIAVDDQAIVRGMGGLRCEGRIERYQLADQVIGIVDAAHNEDSIAALCDCLCRRAADGPLAIVFGTSLDKSAGPMLDRIASLADHVDLRMLQITRFHGNPRWRPTSDLIASLPPAIAALATVNEDPIAACEAARKAVAPGGTMVVCGSFFLAAETRGWMNSAHEGPR, from the coding sequence TTGACACAACCGCCTGGCAACGACGATGGGATGCACGATCTGGGATCTTCGGATGCGTCCCAGTACCAGGCCGCGCTCGGTTTCCTGTACGACCGGATCGATTACGAGCGTATGACCGCTGGGGCGTCCAAGTACCCGTTCGGGTTGGCTCGGATGCGCCAGTTGCTGGATCGGTTGGGGCTGGCGCATTTTTTGTATCCTGCGTCCGCGACGGCGGATTCGCCGGTTGTGTCCGGCGCCGCGGGGCGGGCTGCTTCGTCGCCGTCCGCGGTGGGGCTTCCGGCGACCACTTTGATCCACATCGCGGGCACGAAGGGGAAAGGATCGACGGCCGCCATGGTGGCCGCTTCCTTGACCGCGTCCGGGCTGAAGACGGGGCTGTACACGTCGCCGCACTTGCATCGCCTGGAAGAACGGTTTCGCGTCGATGGGGAACTCTGCGAACCATCCACGTTGGTGGACCTGGTCGATCGCGTGCGACCGGTCGCCGCGGCGATGGTGGCAGAGTCGATGGTGGCAGAGTCGGTCCCGGCGGACCAGCAAGTCGCTGGACGGGAAAGCAGTCCAGCGGCCGCCTTGGAGACCGGCGGCGCAGCAGCAGGCGGTTCACCGTCCTTCTTTGAACTGACCACGGCGATCGCACTGCTGCACTTTCACCTTTGCCGCTGTGATGCGGTCGTGTTGGAAACCGGACTGGGCGGGCGATTGGATAGCACCAATGTGTGTTGGCCTACCGTGACAGCGATCACGTCGATCGGGCTGGATCACCAACACGTCTTGGGAAATACGCTGGGCGAAATCGCGGCGGAAAAAGCGGGCATCATCAAGCCTGGTGTGCCAGTCGTCAGCGGGGTGTCGGGGGGGGCGGCCGCGGACGTGATCGGACGCATCGCGGCGGACCAGTCGGCGCCGCTGTATCAAGTCGATCGGGATTACCGCGTCGATTGGCAGCCAGCCGAAGGTTGGGGGGCGAAGATCAAATTCACCGGCCACACGTCTCCCCTGGCCGGACCGGTCGATGTCGAGATGGCGATGGAGGGGCGGCACCAGGCTGGCAACGCTGCCATCGCAATCGCGGTCACGCAAATTCTGCGAAAACGTTGTGGGATTGCGGTGGATGACCAAGCGATCGTTCGCGGCATGGGGGGGCTCCGGTGCGAAGGCCGGATCGAACGGTACCAGCTTGCCGACCAAGTCATCGGGATTGTCGACGCTGCCCACAACGAAGACTCGATTGCCGCCCTGTGCGATTGTCTGTGCCGACGTGCTGCCGATGGTCCGCTAGCCATCGTCTTTGGGACCAGTTTGGATAAATCGGCCGGTCCGATGTTGGATCGAATCGCCAGCCTGGCTGATCACGTGGACCTGCGGATGTTGCAAATCACTCGTTTCCACGGCAATCCACGTTGGCGGCCGACGTCCGATCTGATCGCGTCGCTGCCACCGGCCATCGCCGCTCTGGCCACGGTCAACGAAGACCCGATCGCCGCTTGTGAAGCCGCCCGAAAAGCGGTCGCTCCCGGCGGCACGATGGTGGTTTGTGGTTCGTTCTTCCTAGCCGCCGAAACACGCGGTTGGATGAACTCGGCCCACGAAGGTCCTCGCTGA
- a CDS encoding ABC transporter ATP-binding protein, producing MIETRNLSKIYRDFWGRKKVHALKSLDIEVKKGEIFGLLGPNGSGKSTTIKLILGLLFPTSGRVLVFDKDATETKKNERIGYLPEESYLYKFLTAEETLDFYGRLFDMSSADRKRRVAELIELVGLKGAKHRQLREYSKGMTRRVGLAQALINDPDLILLDEPTTGLDPIGTREMKDLILALRDQGKTVLLCSHQLADVQDVCDRVAILHQGELKELGRVTELLKVQDVTEVHATGLTDAAKTEIAEVIARHGGAVKSIDNPTATMEDLFLNIVRESEARPGARRVSSSDGGQAGGDNSPSSEGGQ from the coding sequence GTGATTGAAACCCGCAACCTAAGCAAAATTTACCGTGACTTCTGGGGACGAAAGAAGGTCCACGCACTGAAATCGCTGGACATCGAAGTCAAAAAGGGCGAAATCTTCGGCCTGCTTGGCCCCAACGGCAGTGGAAAATCGACCACGATCAAGCTGATCCTGGGTCTGTTGTTTCCCACCAGCGGCCGGGTGTTGGTGTTCGACAAGGACGCCACCGAAACCAAAAAGAATGAACGAATCGGGTACCTGCCCGAAGAATCGTATTTGTACAAGTTTCTGACAGCCGAAGAGACGTTGGACTTCTACGGACGCCTGTTCGACATGTCCAGCGCCGATCGCAAGCGACGGGTTGCCGAACTGATCGAATTGGTCGGTTTGAAGGGAGCCAAGCACCGTCAGCTTCGCGAATACAGTAAAGGGATGACCCGCCGCGTGGGTCTGGCCCAGGCGTTGATCAACGACCCCGACCTGATCCTGTTGGACGAACCGACCACCGGTTTGGACCCCATCGGTACCCGCGAAATGAAGGACTTGATCCTGGCTCTTCGCGATCAAGGCAAAACGGTCTTGCTGTGCAGCCACCAACTGGCCGACGTCCAAGACGTTTGCGACCGGGTTGCGATTCTGCACCAGGGCGAACTGAAGGAATTGGGCCGAGTCACTGAATTGTTGAAGGTCCAGGACGTCACCGAGGTGCACGCCACGGGACTGACCGACGCGGCCAAGACCGAGATCGCCGAAGTGATCGCCCGGCACGGTGGTGCGGTCAAGTCGATCGACAACCCAACGGCGACCATGGAAGACTTGTTCCTGAACATCGTTCGCGAAAGCGAAGCCCGTCCGGGTGCTCGTCGTGTTTCCAGTTCCGATGGCGGCCAAGCCGGCGGCGACAATAGCCCCAGCAGTGAGGGCGGTCAATGA
- a CDS encoding ABC transporter permease translates to MNLQPEDFWSFNEWLLRPNAFLESAALQGIVLFVLAIVLGLIVGYVVSAARYGPVEGFYAVARTIRDLVRFDLPGTSARRILALARLAFKEAIRRKVLFVVGLFLVVLLLAGWYLNPESDDPARLYISFVLTATNYLVLALALFISAFSLPADIKNKTIYTIVTKPVRPTEIVLGRMLGFIAMGTLVLIPMGLASFLFVTRGLRHTHQEVVDVVEMSDGALVGETDHVRNHKHGFTIEPDAGGIGLTDNVRGHQHVVTRNEDGSFSIGAPNGALRARIPSYGDIQFYDRRGEPKDEGIDVGNERLAGGYGSSGVSRLIGLSQGARKTEHGYVEGGTLGSAEYTFYNVTPDRYPDGIPIDLSVRAYRSYKGDIESGIRGSITMKHPSKSIETNPIAFVVDEYTVDEKVLDLEMEGTDNNDTRVLNVFDDLVDDEGRLTVVIRCLDRSQYLGMTRSGVYLRPAENPFWWNLIKAYISIWLQMTMVIAFGVMFSTFLSGPVAMVATFVCVLLGFSAEQVYDTRHYIDQGVSRGGGPIESLVRLLRQDAMTTELDVDTVAASVIKTVDAGIVYTLDAIATALPNLPKMVGTAEYAASGFDIFGALLLRHAAATLGYCVLAFMVSYFFLKSREIAA, encoded by the coding sequence ATGAACCTTCAACCGGAAGATTTCTGGTCGTTCAACGAATGGTTGCTGCGCCCCAACGCGTTCCTCGAAAGCGCGGCTCTGCAGGGCATCGTGTTGTTCGTCCTGGCAATCGTGCTAGGACTGATCGTCGGCTATGTCGTATCGGCTGCCCGCTACGGGCCGGTCGAAGGATTCTACGCCGTTGCGCGTACCATCCGTGACTTGGTCCGGTTTGATTTGCCCGGCACATCGGCGCGGCGAATCCTGGCCTTGGCACGCTTGGCGTTCAAAGAAGCAATTCGACGCAAAGTCCTGTTTGTCGTCGGTCTGTTTTTGGTCGTACTGCTGCTAGCCGGTTGGTACCTGAACCCTGAAAGTGACGACCCGGCCCGTCTGTACATCAGCTTTGTGTTGACGGCCACGAACTACCTGGTTTTGGCGTTGGCGTTATTCATCAGTGCGTTTTCGCTGCCCGCCGACATCAAGAACAAGACGATCTACACGATCGTGACCAAACCGGTTCGCCCCACGGAAATCGTGCTGGGTCGAATGCTGGGATTCATCGCGATGGGCACGCTTGTGCTGATCCCGATGGGGTTGGCCAGTTTCCTGTTTGTCACTCGTGGGCTGCGGCACACGCACCAGGAAGTGGTCGATGTTGTCGAGATGTCCGACGGTGCGTTGGTCGGCGAAACCGATCACGTCCGAAACCACAAACACGGATTCACCATCGAACCGGACGCGGGCGGCATCGGGCTGACCGACAACGTTCGTGGCCACCAACACGTGGTCACTCGCAACGAAGACGGATCGTTCAGCATCGGGGCCCCCAACGGTGCCCTGCGTGCACGGATTCCATCCTACGGTGACATCCAATTTTATGATCGACGCGGCGAACCCAAAGACGAGGGCATCGACGTCGGCAACGAACGACTGGCCGGCGGTTACGGCAGTTCGGGCGTTTCGCGACTGATCGGACTCTCCCAAGGGGCACGCAAGACCGAACACGGTTACGTCGAAGGCGGCACGCTGGGATCGGCGGAGTACACGTTTTACAACGTGACACCCGACCGCTATCCCGATGGGATCCCCATCGACCTATCGGTGCGAGCCTACCGTTCCTACAAGGGTGACATCGAATCGGGCATCCGTGGTTCGATCACGATGAAGCACCCCAGCAAGTCGATCGAAACCAATCCAATCGCCTTTGTCGTTGACGAATACACGGTCGACGAAAAAGTGCTGGATCTAGAGATGGAAGGCACCGACAACAACGATACACGTGTGCTTAACGTGTTCGACGACTTGGTCGACGACGAAGGTCGATTGACCGTCGTCATTCGCTGTCTGGATCGCAGCCAGTATTTGGGCATGACGCGCAGCGGTGTGTACCTGCGTCCTGCCGAAAACCCATTCTGGTGGAACCTGATCAAAGCCTACATTTCGATCTGGTTGCAGATGACGATGGTGATCGCCTTCGGTGTCATGTTCAGTACGTTCCTAAGCGGCCCGGTCGCCATGGTGGCCACGTTCGTCTGCGTGCTGTTGGGCTTTTCTGCGGAACAGGTTTACGACACACGTCACTACATCGACCAAGGCGTTTCGCGTGGGGGTGGCCCGATCGAATCGCTGGTTCGATTGTTGCGGCAAGATGCGATGACGACGGAACTGGATGTCGACACGGTCGCCGCTAGCGTGATCAAGACGGTCGATGCGGGGATCGTTTACACATTGGACGCGATCGCGACCGCGCTGCCCAACCTGCCCAAGATGGTAGGCACGGCAGAGTACGCGGCCAGCGGTTTTGACATTTTTGGTGCGTTGCTGCTGCGACACGCCGCCGCGACGTTGGGCTACTGCGTCCTGGCCTTCATGGTCAGTTACTTCTTCCTGAAATCGCGTGAGATCGCGGCATGA